A part of Vespertiliibacter pulmonis genomic DNA contains:
- a CDS encoding mechanosensitive ion channel family protein — protein sequence MSKEAQTVEAVKQIDVQEVATKVIDGAKTLDIQKLGDILMDWVIPYTTKIVLAIVIFIIGKYLARIVSRLIGKAILASSDDEMLQSFVTSIAYFLLLLVSVIVSLSQLGINTNSLVALIGAAGLAVGLALQNSLQNFAAGVMILIFKPFKRGDYIEAGGAAGKVEKMGLMMLELRTGDNKTVLVPNGKTFSDKITNYSSNSTRRVDFIFDIGYEDDIANAKAIITQILEDDPRVLKEPAPVIAVSALAASSVQIIARPWVNSGDYWNVYYAVTEQVKIEFDKAGISIPFNQLDIHLPDNIDIVHK from the coding sequence ATGAGTAAAGAAGCACAGACCGTAGAAGCGGTAAAACAGATTGATGTACAAGAAGTTGCAACAAAAGTGATTGATGGGGCGAAAACATTAGATATTCAAAAATTAGGGGATATTTTGATGGATTGGGTTATTCCCTATACCACCAAAATTGTGTTAGCGATTGTTATTTTTATCATTGGAAAATATTTAGCTCGAATTGTTAGCCGATTGATTGGTAAGGCGATTTTAGCCTCAAGTGATGATGAAATGTTACAAAGTTTTGTCACTTCAATTGCTTATTTTTTATTATTATTGGTTTCAGTGATTGTTTCACTTTCTCAATTAGGTATTAACACTAATTCTTTAGTTGCGTTAATTGGTGCGGCAGGGTTAGCGGTAGGTTTAGCGTTACAAAATTCATTACAAAATTTTGCAGCAGGAGTGATGATCTTAATTTTTAAACCATTTAAGCGAGGAGATTATATTGAAGCGGGAGGCGCTGCTGGCAAAGTAGAAAAAATGGGATTGATGATGTTAGAACTTCGCACAGGAGACAATAAAACCGTACTCGTCCCAAATGGAAAAACTTTTTCCGATAAAATTACAAATTATTCAAGTAATAGTACTAGACGTGTAGATTTTATTTTTGATATCGGTTATGAAGATGATATTGCAAATGCTAAGGCGATTATTACCCAAATTTTAGAAGATGATCCTCGAGTATTGAAAGAGCCTGCACCTGTTATAGCAGTGAGTGCCTTAGCGGCAAGTAGCGTGCAGATTATTGCACGCCCTTGGGTTAATAGTGGCGATTACTGGAATGTTTATTATGCGGTAACTGAACAGGTTAAAATAGAGTTTGATAAAGCAGGTATTTCAATTCCATTTAATCAGCTTGATATTCATTTACCTGACAATATTGATATTGTACATAAATAA
- the rluC gene encoding 23S rRNA pseudouridine(955/2504/2580) synthase RluC: MTTPEKIISARVQFFTISDDEAGQRLDNFLLAKLKGVPKSLIYRIVRKGEVRVNKGRVKPDYKLQADDIVRIPPVRVAEKNDSPISTKLNKVAELEQHILYEDDILLVLNKPSGIAVHGGSGLTFGVIEALRALRPQARFLELVHRIDRDTSGILLVAKKRSALRNLHEQLREKVVQKDYLALVRGQWQSHTKVIKAPLLKNELASGERIVRVSEEGKPSETRFTIEERYPTATLVKASPVTGRTHQIRVHTQFAGHPIALDDKYGDREFDQKMQNIGLHRLFLHAYAIRFVHPKTEEQMVITAPLDSALKNILATLRTDNA; encoded by the coding sequence ATGACGACACCCGAAAAAATTATTTCTGCCCGCGTACAATTTTTCACAATTAGCGATGATGAAGCAGGGCAACGCTTAGATAACTTTCTCTTAGCCAAACTAAAAGGCGTACCTAAAAGCCTAATTTACCGTATCGTTCGCAAAGGTGAAGTACGGGTAAACAAAGGGCGAGTAAAACCCGATTATAAATTACAAGCGGATGATATAGTACGCATTCCGCCTGTCAGAGTGGCAGAAAAAAATGACTCCCCAATTTCGACTAAACTGAACAAAGTTGCTGAACTTGAGCAACATATTTTATATGAAGACGATATTTTATTGGTGCTTAATAAACCGTCTGGCATTGCTGTTCACGGCGGAAGTGGGCTAACTTTTGGGGTCATTGAAGCCTTACGGGCATTACGTCCACAAGCCCGTTTTTTAGAATTAGTTCACCGCATTGACCGTGATACATCAGGGATTTTATTAGTAGCAAAAAAACGTTCTGCCCTACGCAATTTACATGAACAACTGCGAGAAAAAGTCGTACAAAAAGACTACCTTGCATTAGTACGTGGGCAATGGCAATCTCATACAAAAGTCATTAAAGCTCCATTGCTAAAAAATGAATTAGCGAGTGGCGAACGAATTGTGCGAGTCAGCGAAGAAGGCAAACCTTCAGAAACCCGTTTTACTATTGAAGAACGCTATCCTACGGCAACACTAGTAAAAGCCTCACCCGTTACCGGCAGAACACACCAAATTCGGGTACATACTCAATTTGCAGGACACCCTATTGCCTTAGATGATAAATATGGTGACCGTGAATTTGACCAAAAAATGCAAAATATCGGCTTACACCGCCTATTTTTACACGCTTACGCTATTCGTTTTGTCCACCCGAAAACCGAAGAACAGATGGTTATTACCGCTCCACTCGACAGCGCTTTAAAAAATATATTAGCAACACTACGAACAGATAACGCATAA
- the folP gene encoding dihydropteroate synthase — translation MKIYYKNQLGSDRLLDLSTPKIMGILNFTPDSFSDSGKFFSLDKALYQVEKMLNEGADIIDIGGESTRPNAPIVSLQEELDRVVPLVEAVHKRFDCLISVDTSKAEVMKASANVGADMINDIRALQEPKALDTVALLNLPVCLMHMQGTPQTMQQNPEYEDIVEEVSNFLNQRIFACLTAGIPQSHIILDIGFGFGKTVQHNYQLLKHLNVFAESGYPVLAGLSRKSMIGAILDKPVEQRLIGSVTGALIALQNGAKIVRVHDVAETADALKIWQATVNADSPNSTFF, via the coding sequence ATGAAAATTTATTACAAAAATCAGCTCGGATCTGACCGCTTGTTAGATCTCTCTACCCCGAAAATTATGGGAATTTTAAATTTTACGCCTGATTCCTTTTCCGATTCCGGCAAGTTTTTCTCATTAGATAAAGCACTTTACCAAGTTGAAAAAATGCTCAATGAAGGCGCAGATATTATTGATATTGGTGGGGAATCCACCCGACCTAACGCACCGATTGTCTCACTCCAAGAAGAATTAGATCGTGTTGTGCCATTAGTTGAAGCCGTTCATAAACGATTCGATTGTTTAATTTCTGTCGATACCTCTAAAGCAGAAGTGATGAAAGCATCTGCTAACGTAGGGGCAGATATGATTAACGATATTCGAGCGTTACAAGAACCAAAAGCCCTTGATACTGTAGCTTTACTCAATTTACCTGTCTGCCTAATGCATATGCAAGGCACTCCTCAAACAATGCAACAAAATCCTGAATATGAAGATATTGTGGAAGAAGTCAGCAATTTCCTTAACCAACGTATTTTTGCTTGCTTAACGGCGGGTATTCCGCAATCCCATATTATTTTGGATATTGGCTTTGGTTTTGGTAAAACCGTGCAACATAATTATCAGCTTCTCAAACATCTCAATGTATTTGCTGAATCTGGCTATCCTGTTTTAGCTGGACTTTCCCGTAAATCAATGATCGGTGCAATTTTAGATAAACCCGTAGAACAACGTCTTATTGGTAGCGTTACAGGTGCATTGATTGCATTACAAAATGGGGCAAAAATCGTGCGAGTTCACGATGTAGCCGAAACCGCAGATGCCCTGAAAATTTGGCAAGCGACTGTTAATGCAGACTCTCCCAACTCAACTTTCTTTTAG
- a CDS encoding ArsC family reductase: protein MATIVYGIKNCDTVKKSIKWLNDNGFTPILHDYRVDGLDPDWLNQMADKFGWENLVNKRSTTWRGLDESIKQNLNKETALKVLNEHPTLIKRPIVIHNEVALLGFDASEYQAKLK, encoded by the coding sequence ATGGCAACGATCGTATATGGTATCAAAAACTGCGATACCGTTAAAAAATCCATCAAATGGCTTAACGATAATGGATTTACCCCAATACTACACGATTACCGTGTTGATGGGTTAGATCCAGACTGGCTCAACCAAATGGCAGACAAATTCGGTTGGGAAAATTTAGTCAATAAACGTAGCACAACGTGGCGTGGTTTAGATGAAAGCATCAAACAAAATCTGAATAAAGAAACTGCCCTTAAAGTGCTAAATGAACACCCAACGCTCATTAAACGCCCGATCGTTATTCACAATGAAGTGGCTTTACTCGGTTTTGATGCCTCTGAATATCAAGCAAAATTGAAATAA
- the dapE gene encoding succinyl-diaminopimelate desuccinylase — translation MKNDIIALAQALIQRKSISPDDQGCQQLIAEQLQAVGFTLEWLPFGDTLNLWATHGQGEPCIAFAGHTDVVPAGDENQWKYPPFEANIVDNLLYGRGAADMKGSLSAMVIATTTFIKNNPNHQGKIALLITSDEEASAKDGTVKVVETLLTRNEKVDYCIVGEPSSSQQLGDIVKNGRRGSITANLYIEGIQGHVAYPHLAENPVHKSLAFLAELTQYQWDNGNAFFPPTSLQIANIQAGTGSNNVIPGELYVQFNLRYCTEITAEIIKEKVTELLRKHQLTHRIEWNLSGKPFLTENGRLVETVVQSVQKITGITPHLDTGGGTSDARFIAQMGTEVVEFGPLNQTIHKINECVDIDDLTQCGEVYYDVLEQLFNQTSGQFNE, via the coding sequence ATGAAAAATGATATTATTGCCCTTGCTCAAGCCTTAATTCAACGGAAATCAATTAGCCCTGATGATCAAGGTTGCCAACAACTGATTGCCGAGCAATTACAAGCAGTCGGTTTTACCCTCGAATGGTTACCCTTTGGCGACACGCTGAACTTATGGGCAACTCACGGGCAAGGTGAGCCTTGTATTGCATTCGCAGGACACACCGATGTCGTCCCTGCTGGTGATGAAAACCAATGGAAATATCCACCTTTTGAGGCAAACATTGTTGATAATTTACTATATGGGCGAGGGGCGGCTGATATGAAAGGCTCGCTTTCAGCAATGGTTATTGCTACCACTACATTCATCAAAAATAATCCTAATCACCAAGGCAAAATTGCGTTACTGATTACGTCAGATGAAGAAGCAAGTGCTAAAGACGGCACAGTCAAAGTTGTTGAAACCCTACTCACCCGTAATGAAAAAGTCGATTATTGCATTGTTGGCGAACCCTCTAGCTCTCAACAGCTTGGTGATATTGTTAAAAATGGTCGCCGAGGCTCAATCACTGCAAATCTCTACATTGAAGGTATTCAAGGCCACGTTGCTTATCCTCACTTAGCGGAGAATCCTGTGCATAAATCCTTAGCTTTTTTAGCAGAATTAACCCAATATCAATGGGATAATGGCAACGCATTTTTTCCCCCCACTAGCCTACAAATTGCCAATATCCAAGCAGGTACAGGAAGTAATAATGTCATACCTGGTGAACTCTATGTGCAGTTTAATTTACGTTATTGTACGGAAATTACAGCTGAAATTATCAAAGAAAAAGTAACTGAATTACTAAGAAAACATCAGCTTACTCACCGTATTGAATGGAATTTATCGGGAAAACCTTTTTTAACAGAAAATGGGCGATTAGTTGAAACTGTCGTGCAATCTGTACAGAAAATCACAGGGATTACACCTCATTTAGATACGGGCGGTGGTACATCTGATGCTCGCTTCATTGCTCAAATGGGAACAGAAGTTGTAGAATTTGGCCCGCTAAATCAAACTATTCACAAGATAAATGAGTGTGTCGATATTGACGATCTCACCCAATGTGGCGAAGTATATTACGATGTTCTTGAACAACTTTTCAACCAAACAAGCGGTCAGTTTAATGAATAA
- a CDS encoding M15 family metallopeptidase, producing the protein MNNFAIPQILTGKSREHLVPLPNDLSTHHTLQAETVENFLALQKQAKKAGFNLQPASTFRDFDRQKQIWNAKFNGQRKVHDDHGNPIDLSLLDNWQKCQAILRWSAMPGASRHHWGTEIDIFDPDLLPKNQSLQLEPWEYQTGGYFQQLTNWLLINAEQFGFYFPFLEREDKDIGLEPWHLSYFPIADLYERSFSPNILQQTWENEDIAGKTTLLAHLDTIFQHYIL; encoded by the coding sequence ATGAATAATTTTGCAATACCACAAATCCTCACGGGCAAATCTCGAGAACATCTTGTTCCCTTGCCGAATGATCTTTCTACTCATCACACGCTACAAGCAGAAACGGTAGAAAATTTTCTAGCCTTACAAAAACAGGCAAAAAAAGCAGGGTTTAATTTACAACCTGCCAGTACTTTTCGGGATTTCGACCGTCAAAAACAGATCTGGAATGCAAAATTTAACGGGCAACGTAAAGTCCACGACGATCACGGCAATCCTATTGATTTAAGCCTTCTTGATAACTGGCAAAAGTGCCAAGCAATTTTACGTTGGTCTGCAATGCCTGGTGCAAGTCGTCATCACTGGGGAACAGAAATTGATATTTTTGACCCCGATTTATTGCCTAAAAATCAATCTTTGCAACTAGAGCCTTGGGAATATCAAACAGGCGGTTATTTCCAACAACTCACTAATTGGTTACTAATCAATGCCGAACAATTTGGATTCTATTTTCCTTTTTTAGAACGGGAAGATAAAGATATCGGACTTGAACCGTGGCATTTAAGCTATTTTCCTATTGCCGATCTCTACGAGCGGTCATTTTCTCCAAACATTTTGCAACAAACGTGGGAAAATGAAGATATTGCAGGGAAAACCACATTACTTGCTCATTTAGACACTATTTTTCAGCACTATATTTTATGA
- a CDS encoding class I SAM-dependent methyltransferase, which translates to MTAIQLINESQDLEKFRLICEKWKLIHTNSAILALVLTDERLELRKLDEPKLGAIFVNFVDGTMAHRRKFGGGRGEAVAKAVGIKGNTLPTVIDATAGLGRDAFVLASIGCKVKLVERNPVVGALLEDGLQRAYQNAEIGQFMQERMQLLPARSINELNPSTDFADVVYLDPMYPHKQKSALVKKEMRVFQHLVGSDLDADNFFTQAKQLAHKRVVVKRPDYAPFLAEQKPDFSQETKNHRFDVYLSHKINNTI; encoded by the coding sequence ATGACCGCAATCCAACTGATTAACGAAAGCCAAGATCTCGAAAAATTCCGCCTAATTTGCGAAAAATGGAAACTCATTCACACAAATTCAGCAATTTTAGCCCTTGTGCTAACGGACGAACGCTTAGAATTACGCAAATTAGATGAGCCAAAACTAGGGGCAATTTTTGTAAATTTTGTGGACGGCACAATGGCTCATCGGCGTAAATTCGGCGGTGGGCGAGGCGAAGCAGTGGCAAAAGCCGTTGGCATTAAAGGCAATACGCTACCAACCGTTATAGACGCAACCGCAGGGCTTGGACGAGATGCTTTTGTATTAGCCAGTATCGGCTGTAAAGTGAAACTAGTGGAACGCAACCCTGTTGTGGGGGCATTATTAGAAGATGGTTTACAACGAGCCTATCAAAATGCGGAAATTGGGCAATTTATGCAAGAAAGAATGCAACTATTGCCCGCACGATCCATAAATGAACTCAACCCTAGCACTGATTTCGCTGACGTCGTTTATCTCGACCCAATGTATCCCCACAAACAAAAAAGTGCATTAGTAAAAAAAGAAATGCGAGTGTTTCAGCACCTAGTCGGCTCAGATCTCGATGCCGATAATTTCTTCACTCAAGCCAAACAGCTCGCCCACAAACGTGTAGTAGTAAAACGCCCCGATTACGCCCCATTTCTGGCAGAACAAAAACCTGATTTTAGCCAAGAAACCAAAAACCATCGGTTTGATGTGTATCTCTCACATAAGATAAATAATACAATCTAA
- a CDS encoding restriction endonuclease subunit S, with protein MGKVEAHLAQKLQQVEWAKFSYNDLFQLISGHKIKNKSELPLEGKFPVYSSDSNNNGVVGYIDTPTYICNEESKIYVIFGEHTRSFNIADTSFSILDNVKVLKPLKEISLNQLFFIISSWKKEIPNLGYARHWKVAKNIQFFLPVKNNEIDFDFIEEFISELQAERLQELQGYLRVTGLSNYTLNEKEKNAIARLNEIEWGKFNLEKLFGKATRGKRLKSADRISGLLPFVTAGETDTGISAFIGNKVDVFNANTITIDMFGSAKYRNYSYGADDHIAVVHCDHLMKEAVLFLTSAIHKVSNSGQFSYARNFYAKDADQLNISLPIKNGIPDYELMSILGSAIQKLVIEDVVKYTDREIMGYQQVISS; from the coding sequence ATTGGGAAAGTAGAAGCCCACTTAGCACAAAAATTACAACAAGTTGAGTGGGCAAAGTTTAGTTATAATGATTTATTCCAGTTAATTAGTGGACATAAGATAAAAAATAAGTCTGAATTACCTTTAGAAGGTAAATTTCCAGTATATTCATCGGATTCTAATAATAATGGAGTAGTGGGATATATAGATACTCCTACTTATATTTGCAATGAAGAGAGTAAGATTTATGTAATTTTCGGAGAGCATACAAGAAGCTTTAATATTGCTGATACAAGTTTTTCAATTTTAGATAATGTAAAAGTTTTAAAACCTTTAAAAGAAATAAGTTTAAATCAATTATTCTTTATTATATCTTCTTGGAAAAAAGAAATTCCTAATCTAGGATATGCCAGACATTGGAAAGTTGCAAAAAATATACAATTCTTTCTTCCTGTGAAGAATAATGAAATTGATTTTGACTTTATAGAAGAATTTATTTCTGAACTGCAAGCGGAACGATTGCAGGAACTGCAAGGTTATTTACGTGTTACAGGACTATCAAACTATACATTAAATGAAAAAGAAAAGAATGCGATAGCGAGATTGAATGAGATTGAATGGGGTAAATTTAATTTAGAAAAGTTATTTGGTAAGGCAACTCGTGGTAAGCGTTTAAAAAGTGCCGATAGAATATCGGGTTTATTACCTTTTGTTACTGCTGGAGAAACGGATACGGGAATATCTGCATTTATTGGTAATAAGGTAGATGTATTTAATGCGAACACGATTACTATTGATATGTTTGGATCTGCAAAATATCGTAATTATTCTTATGGTGCAGATGATCATATTGCTGTTGTCCATTGTGATCATTTAATGAAAGAAGCAGTTTTATTTTTAACTTCAGCAATCCATAAAGTATCAAATTCAGGGCAATTTAGTTATGCCCGTAATTTTTATGCTAAAGATGCTGATCAATTAAATATTAGTTTACCAATCAAAAATGGTATTCCTGACTATGAATTAATGAGCATTTTAGGTAGTGCTATTCAGAAACTAGTCATTGAAGACGTTGTTAAGTACACAGATAGAGAAATAATGGGATATCAACAAGTAATAAGTAGTTGA
- a CDS encoding N-6 DNA methylase — MAKNKQSIEPNIADLANGWLKSYGLDYKLEQESLNTEIDKALENYASKNGGIGGNRPDVKLLLQTSNLDYYPILIEYKGYADKLVKLDTEGNVDNRTAKNALNFKNIRDYAVNGAVHYANALLHHTSYTDIIAIGMTGSKNEQGEICYQIGTYYVSKSNLGVGQKIDEYTDFSFLAKENFDKFINKVKQLSLSTEELEKIKEKREKEIDASLTKLNNDIYQNEKGLGENDRVYLVASAIIATLGVAGKVNPLEKEELKSSTERNNRDGDIIIRKIEAFFEEKKLPQDKTDLIIRTLSNTLLMENINKPKNGESQLKRIFTKIVDDLGIYYKIGLTTDFTGKLFNEMYSWLGFSQDKLNDVVLTPSYVATLLVKLARVNKDSYVWDFATGSAGLLVAAMNEMLKDAKESIHSPEQLSLKEASIKANQLLGIESLASVYMLAILNMIMMGDGSSNIINKNSLTEFDGKYGFGNTNENFPADAFILNPPYSAEGNGMNFVEVALNMMNKGYAAIIIQNSAGSGKAKEINRNILKKHTLLASIKMPIDLFIGKSSVQTNIYVFKVGEKHHKDEMVKFIDFTNDGYTRTNRKKASNNLKDTDRARERYQEIVDLVRFGRSQLNIFTEKEYYENTIDPDNGADWNQTAPVDTKPTLDDFKKTVSDYLAWEVSNLLKKRNDKDESLGK; from the coding sequence ATGGCTAAAAATAAACAAAGTATTGAACCGAATATCGCAGATCTTGCCAATGGTTGGTTAAAATCTTATGGATTAGATTATAAATTAGAACAAGAATCACTTAATACAGAAATTGATAAGGCATTAGAAAATTATGCATCGAAGAATGGAGGAATTGGTGGTAATCGACCTGATGTCAAATTGCTCTTACAAACATCAAATTTGGATTATTACCCTATTTTAATTGAATACAAAGGCTATGCTGATAAATTAGTGAAATTAGATACTGAAGGGAATGTTGATAATCGTACAGCAAAGAATGCTCTAAATTTTAAGAATATTAGAGATTATGCAGTAAATGGTGCCGTACATTATGCTAATGCTTTACTACATCATACCAGTTATACCGATATTATTGCTATAGGTATGACGGGTAGCAAAAATGAGCAAGGTGAAATATGTTATCAAATCGGTACTTATTATGTGTCTAAATCTAATTTAGGTGTTGGACAAAAAATTGATGAATATACTGATTTCTCTTTTTTAGCGAAAGAAAATTTTGATAAATTTATCAATAAAGTAAAACAGCTTTCTCTTTCTACTGAAGAGTTGGAGAAAATTAAAGAAAAGCGTGAAAAAGAAATTGATGCAAGCCTAACAAAGCTGAATAATGATATTTATCAAAATGAAAAAGGATTAGGAGAGAATGATCGAGTTTATTTGGTCGCCTCAGCGATTATTGCAACACTTGGTGTAGCAGGTAAAGTTAATCCATTAGAAAAAGAGGAGTTAAAATCAAGTACAGAACGTAATAATAGAGACGGCGATATTATTATTAGGAAAATTGAGGCTTTTTTTGAGGAAAAGAAATTACCACAAGATAAAACAGATTTAATTATCCGTACTTTATCTAATACACTTTTGATGGAGAATATCAATAAGCCTAAGAATGGAGAAAGTCAGCTCAAACGTATTTTTACTAAGATTGTTGATGATTTAGGGATTTATTACAAAATTGGATTAACTACCGATTTTACGGGTAAATTATTCAATGAAATGTATTCTTGGTTAGGTTTTAGTCAAGATAAGCTTAATGATGTTGTATTAACGCCTTCTTATGTTGCCACCTTACTAGTTAAATTAGCGAGAGTAAATAAAGATAGCTATGTTTGGGATTTTGCCACAGGATCAGCTGGGCTATTAGTGGCAGCAATGAATGAAATGCTTAAAGATGCAAAAGAGAGTATTCATTCTCCTGAACAGCTTAGTCTAAAAGAAGCAAGTATTAAAGCAAATCAATTGTTAGGTATAGAATCGTTAGCTAGTGTGTATATGTTAGCTATTTTGAATATGATAATGATGGGGGACGGTAGCTCAAATATCATTAATAAAAATTCATTAACCGAGTTTGATGGCAAATATGGCTTTGGAAATACCAATGAGAATTTCCCTGCAGATGCTTTTATTCTTAATCCGCCTTATTCCGCAGAAGGTAATGGAATGAATTTCGTAGAAGTCGCACTTAATATGATGAATAAAGGTTATGCGGCTATTATTATTCAAAATTCAGCAGGAAGTGGAAAAGCTAAAGAAATTAATCGGAATATTTTGAAAAAACATACGCTTTTAGCAAGTATCAAAATGCCAATTGATTTATTTATTGGGAAATCTAGTGTACAGACGAATATTTATGTTTTTAAAGTGGGTGAAAAACACCATAAAGATGAAATGGTAAAATTTATTGATTTTACTAATGATGGTTATACTCGTACTAATCGTAAAAAGGCAAGTAATAATTTGAAAGATACTGACAGAGCTAGGGAACGTTATCAAGAAATAGTAGATTTGGTGCGTTTTGGTAGAAGCCAGCTCAATATTTTTACTGAAAAAGAATATTATGAAAATACGATTGACCCAGACAATGGGGCAGATTGGAATCAAACTGCTCCAGTTGATACTAAACCAACTCTTGATGATTTTAAAAAAACAGTTAGTGATTACTTAGCTTGGGAAGTATCTAATCTTTTGAAAAAACGAAATGATAAAGATGAGTCATTGGGAAAGTAG
- the ftsX gene encoding permease-like cell division protein FtsX, with product MRNLTIQTRYILRSVWQDLSQRKFGTFLTILVIATSLTIPTVSYLLWKNTSQAVTTFYPEPELTVYLHKNLSERDVNPLVETIRHFEADKIESLNYISRQQSLEEFRSWSRFGDALDILDDNPLPAVVVLKPKKMFTSPENMMALRDGLQRIKGVQEVRLDNGWIEKLTALSQLIARIAVTCTILMFIAVFLVIGNSVRSDVSNSRISIDVMQLLGATNYFISRPFIYKGMIYGFLGSVLAILFSLMTISYFTGVVRYVADMFTVQFELHGFNFSEILLIVVLSIFLSWLAATIATNQHIQRIGARY from the coding sequence ATGCGAAATTTGACAATACAAACCCGCTATATTTTACGTTCTGTTTGGCAAGATCTATCTCAACGTAAATTTGGAACATTTCTAACTATTTTGGTGATTGCAACTTCATTGACAATCCCTACGGTAAGTTATTTATTGTGGAAAAATACGAGTCAAGCGGTAACAACTTTTTACCCTGAACCAGAACTCACAGTATATTTACATAAAAATTTATCAGAAAGAGATGTTAATCCACTGGTTGAAACAATCCGCCATTTTGAAGCAGATAAAATAGAAAGTTTAAACTATATTTCTCGTCAGCAGAGCTTGGAAGAGTTTCGTTCTTGGTCAAGATTTGGTGATGCGTTAGATATTTTAGATGATAATCCTCTACCAGCAGTGGTGGTATTGAAGCCTAAAAAAATGTTCACGTCACCTGAAAATATGATGGCATTGCGTGATGGTTTACAGCGTATTAAAGGTGTACAAGAAGTGCGTTTAGATAATGGTTGGATTGAAAAACTTACTGCGTTAAGCCAGCTTATTGCTCGTATTGCGGTAACTTGTACCATACTGATGTTCATTGCTGTTTTTTTAGTGATTGGTAACAGCGTCCGATCTGATGTATCCAATAGCAGAATATCGATTGATGTAATGCAACTGCTTGGGGCAACGAATTATTTTATTTCTCGTCCATTTATTTATAAAGGAATGATTTACGGCTTTTTAGGTAGTGTACTTGCTATTTTATTTAGCCTAATGACAATCAGCTATTTTACGGGGGTTGTCCGATATGTTGCCGATATGTTTACGGTACAATTTGAATTGCACGGCTTTAATTTCAGTGAAATATTATTGATCGTTGTGTTAAGCATTTTTCTCAGTTGGCTTGCCGCAACAATAGCAACAAACCAACATATCCAGCGAATTGGGGCGAGATATTAA
- the ftsE gene encoding cell division ATP-binding protein FtsE — protein sequence MIKFTNVSKVYKGGGRPALQGISFELPKGQMAYITGHSGAGKTTLLKLIMGIERANGGQVMFNGYDITRLAEHELPFLRRQIGMVHQNYSLLTDRSILDNVALPLIIMGQPKEIVEREARLALERVGLQNKLNFLPLHLSGGEQQRVDIARAIVHRPQLLLADEPTGNLDDKLSFEIFRLFEEFNETGTTVLVATHDTNIIVQRPKPCLVLEEGHLKE from the coding sequence ATGATTAAGTTTACTAATGTAAGTAAAGTCTATAAAGGCGGTGGAAGACCTGCTTTGCAAGGCATTAGTTTTGAATTGCCCAAAGGACAAATGGCGTATATTACAGGGCATTCAGGTGCGGGTAAAACGACATTGCTGAAATTGATTATGGGAATTGAGCGTGCAAATGGCGGGCAGGTAATGTTTAATGGCTACGACATAACACGGCTTGCAGAACACGAATTGCCATTTTTACGCCGTCAAATTGGTATGGTTCATCAAAATTATAGCTTACTTACAGATCGCTCAATTTTAGATAATGTCGCGTTGCCGTTAATTATTATGGGGCAGCCAAAAGAAATTGTAGAACGAGAGGCTCGTTTGGCGTTAGAGAGAGTAGGGTTGCAAAATAAATTGAATTTCTTACCGCTTCACCTTTCTGGGGGAGAGCAACAACGAGTTGATATTGCTCGAGCTATTGTGCATCGTCCTCAATTACTACTTGCAGATGAACCAACAGGAAATTTAGATGATAAACTTTCGTTTGAAATTTTCCGTCTGTTTGAGGAATTTAATGAAACGGGAACAACTGTGTTAGTTGCTACACACGATACAAATATTATTGTACAACGTCCAAAACCTTGCTTAGTCTTGGAAGAAGGTCATCTGAAGGAGTAA